From a region of the Aulosira sp. FACHB-615 genome:
- a CDS encoding phenylpyruvate tautomerase MIF-related protein: MPLIKVQTSVSAPAKAEVETMLKSLSGKLAKHLGKPESYVMTAFEADVPMTFAGTTDPVCYIEIKSIGSMKPDQTQAMSQDFCQQINQALDVPQNRIYIEFADAKGAMWGWNSTTFG; encoded by the coding sequence ATGCCATTAATCAAAGTACAAACTTCTGTATCTGCGCCTGCAAAAGCTGAAGTTGAGACAATGCTCAAGAGTTTATCAGGGAAATTAGCCAAGCATTTAGGTAAACCAGAATCTTATGTCATGACGGCTTTTGAAGCAGATGTCCCCATGACTTTTGCGGGGACTACAGACCCGGTTTGTTACATTGAGATTAAAAGTATTGGTTCTATGAAGCCAGACCAAACCCAAGCGATGAGTCAGGATTTTTGCCAGCAAATTAATCAAGCTTTAGATGTCCCCCAAAATCGCATTTACATAGAGTTTGCAGATGCTAAAGGTGCGATGTGGGGTTGGAACAGCACAACTTTTGGCTAG
- a CDS encoding Uma2 family endonuclease, whose product MTVAAIAKPAKESPLLFEGVTWREFKAVEQLLDRPGYRLSFLDGVLEIRRMPGEPHETVKERLGALLEIYLLMAGFDFTPTGSMTLENEAGGVKREADKSYKLSPGRVRPDLVIEVVFSSGGINKLEAYKRLLIPEVWFWEDGALEVYHLRQNGDTLDYERISSSEEVKGIDLDLLLRCINMVNHVDAIKTFQQALAK is encoded by the coding sequence ATGACCGTAGCAGCCATCGCCAAACCAGCAAAAGAATCACCTCTGTTGTTTGAGGGAGTCACCTGGAGAGAATTTAAAGCAGTTGAGCAGTTATTAGACCGTCCAGGATATCGACTGTCTTTTTTAGATGGAGTTTTGGAGATTCGCAGAATGCCAGGAGAACCACACGAAACTGTTAAAGAAAGACTCGGCGCATTGTTAGAAATATACCTGCTCATGGCAGGATTTGACTTTACTCCCACTGGTTCAATGACTTTAGAAAATGAAGCGGGTGGAGTAAAGCGAGAAGCAGATAAATCTTATAAACTTTCTCCTGGTCGAGTACGCCCTGATTTAGTAATTGAAGTAGTGTTTAGCAGTGGCGGTATCAACAAATTGGAAGCATACAAGCGGCTGTTAATTCCTGAAGTGTGGTTTTGGGAAGATGGAGCTTTGGAAGTGTATCACCTGCGGCAAAACGGGGACACACTAGACTATGAAAGAATATCCAGTAGTGAAGAAGTCAAAGGCATCGATTTGGATTTGTTGCTACGCTGCATTAATATGGTGAACCACGTTGATGCCATCAAAACTTTTCAACAAGCTTTGGCAAAGTAA
- a CDS encoding 2TM domain-containing protein, producing the protein MAGFESNSHHSYSQEDVHRILQLAIARQADNQEKEFSYELLVEIAGELDISPESLQLAEQDWRSQQNEIQQRQAFDAYRLAKFKKRLGNFAIVNSFLILANYLIILPNIHWSLGILLFWGLTVGLDFWNNFYARGEAYEIAFQKWYRQHQLKQNFNTVMKTANTLVNKWLKSLQT; encoded by the coding sequence ATGGCAGGATTTGAAAGTAATAGCCATCATTCTTATAGTCAAGAAGATGTACATCGTATTCTTCAGTTAGCGATCGCGCGTCAAGCTGATAACCAAGAAAAAGAGTTTTCTTACGAATTACTCGTAGAAATTGCGGGTGAGTTAGACATATCACCAGAGTCTTTACAATTGGCAGAACAAGACTGGCGATCGCAACAAAATGAAATTCAACAGCGCCAAGCTTTCGATGCTTACCGTCTTGCAAAATTTAAAAAACGTTTAGGAAATTTTGCAATTGTCAATAGTTTTTTAATATTAGCTAATTATTTGATTATTTTGCCGAATATTCATTGGTCACTGGGCATTTTGCTATTCTGGGGTTTAACAGTTGGGCTGGATTTTTGGAATAACTTTTATGCCAGAGGAGAAGCCTATGAAATCGCTTTTCAGAAATGGTATCGCCAGCATCAGCTAAAACAAAACTTCAATACAGTCATGAAAACTGCCAATACACTGGTGAATAAATGGCTGAAGTCATTGCAGACTTAA